The Quercus robur chromosome 7, dhQueRobu3.1, whole genome shotgun sequence genome has a segment encoding these proteins:
- the LOC126693478 gene encoding two-component response regulator ARR9, producing MGMAAESQFHVLAVDDSLIDRKLIEKLLKISSFQVTTVDSGTKALEFLGLHEHDQSKPSTLTISPNNHQEVEVNLIITDYCMPGMTGYDLLKKIKESSSLRNIPVVIMSSENVPSRISRCLEEGAEEFFLKPVRLADVNRLRPHMMKTKLKDPIQEKLEKHEDKDDETEKPEFQSQEQEQQQQQQQHQQPQQQQQPQQQQQQQQQQSQQQQQLSSSNKRKTLEEGLSPDRTRPRYNGIATVV from the exons ATGGGGATGGCTGCAGAGTCACAATTCCATGTTTTGGCTGTAGATGACAGCCTCATAGATAGAAAGCTGATTGAGAAGCTCCTCAAGATCTCATCTTTTCAAG TTACCACAGTTGATTCTGGTACTAAGGCTTTAGAATTTCTGGGTTTGCATGAACATGACCAAAGCAAACCAAGTACACTTACTATTTCCCCAAACAATCATCAG GAAGTGGAAGTGAATCTTATAATTACAGACTACTGTATGCCTGGCATGACAGGCTATGATTTGCTCAAGAAAATCAAG GAGTCTTCCTCCCTTAGAAACATACCGGTGGTGATTATGTCATCTGAGAATGTGCCTTCAAGGATCAGCAG GTGCTTGGAGGAAGGAGCAGAAGAATTTTTCTTGAAGCCAGTGCGACTGGCAGATGTGAATAGGCTTAGACCCCATATGATGAAAACAAAGTTGAAGGATCCAATACAAGAAAAGCTCGAAAAACATGAAGACAAAGATGATGAAACAGAAAAGCCAGAGTTTCAATCACAAGAACAagagcaacaacaacaacaacaacaacatcaacaaccacaacaacagcaacaaccacaacaacagcaacaacagcaacagcaacaatcacaacagcaacaacaacttTCAAGTAGTAACAAGAGGAAGACCTTGGAAGAAGGGCTTTCACCAGATAGAACAAGACCCAGATACAATGGCATCGCCACTGTGGTTTGA